One window of the Deinococcus metalli genome contains the following:
- a CDS encoding ABC transporter permease translates to MTEYRAEVVIWMLSGTLSLVMMLVWMAQAAAAPGGMVRGYTPADFATYFLSTWFVSQLLVVWVSHELDYEIRQGVLSPKLLRPLDPFWQHLLGHVSERFVRLIPMLLLAALFTWLSGARFTTAWWAYPAVLALVVLGFGVRFLWEYTLGLLAFWTDSSTSFQEIVWLVYAALGGMFAPLAFYPEWVQRVAVWTPFPYMLGLPSQLLAGKATLAQAGQGAAVLLGWLVVFWVVRQAVWRAGLRRYGAVGA, encoded by the coding sequence ATGACCGAGTACCGCGCCGAGGTGGTGATCTGGATGCTCTCGGGCACGCTGTCGCTGGTGATGATGCTGGTGTGGATGGCCCAGGCGGCGGCGGCGCCGGGCGGCATGGTGCGCGGGTACACCCCGGCGGATTTCGCCACGTACTTCCTGTCCACGTGGTTCGTGTCGCAACTGCTGGTGGTGTGGGTGTCGCACGAACTGGACTACGAGATCAGGCAGGGCGTGCTGTCGCCCAAGCTGCTGCGGCCGCTCGATCCGTTCTGGCAGCACCTGCTGGGGCACGTCTCGGAGCGCTTCGTGCGGCTCATTCCCATGCTGCTGCTCGCCGCGCTGTTCACGTGGCTGTCCGGGGCGCGGTTCACGACCGCGTGGTGGGCGTACCCGGCGGTGCTGGCACTGGTCGTCCTGGGCTTCGGCGTGCGCTTCCTGTGGGAATACACCCTCGGGCTGCTCGCGTTCTGGACGGACTCCAGCACGTCCTTCCAGGAGATCGTGTGGCTGGTGTACGCCGCGCTGGGCGGGATGTTCGCGCCGCTGGCCTTCTACCCGGAGTGGGTGCAGCGCGTCGCCGTGTGGACGCCCTTTCCGTACATGCTGGGCCTGCCGTCGCAGCTGCTGGCGGGCAAGGCCACGCTGGCGCAGGCGGGGCAGGGCGCCGCAGTGCTGCTCGGGTGGCTCGTGGTGTTCTGGGTGGTGCGGCAGGCCGTGTGGCGCGCGGGCCTGCGCCGCTACGGCGCGGTGGGCGCGTGA
- a CDS encoding ABC transporter permease, which translates to MRRYLRLVRIFTGATVAAQLEYRANFVGAVLASLGQVGVALLGIGVLFGQPGTTSVGGWSFREALLVTGFYMLTEGFIAVFVQPNMSRIAEAVRTGAMDFTLLKPIDAQFGVSTRHLNVLRVPDMVIGVGLIVSAASALTVTPGSALAAALLYASALVIVYCIWLGLSTTAFWFVKTQNVTELFSGVFGAARFPATAFPVPVRFLLTFVVPVAFVTTVPAQALTGQLGVTLALTSPLVAAALLLVTRLFWRYAVASYTSASS; encoded by the coding sequence GTGAGGCGCTACCTGCGGCTGGTGCGGATCTTCACCGGGGCGACGGTCGCGGCGCAGCTGGAGTACCGCGCGAACTTCGTGGGGGCGGTGCTGGCCAGCCTGGGGCAGGTGGGCGTGGCGCTGCTGGGCATCGGGGTGCTGTTCGGGCAGCCGGGCACCACCAGCGTGGGCGGGTGGTCGTTCCGCGAGGCGCTGCTCGTGACGGGCTTCTACATGCTCACCGAGGGCTTCATCGCCGTGTTCGTGCAGCCGAACATGAGCAGGATCGCGGAGGCGGTGCGGACCGGCGCGATGGACTTCACGCTGCTCAAGCCCATCGACGCGCAGTTCGGCGTCAGCACCCGCCACCTGAACGTTCTGCGGGTGCCGGACATGGTGATCGGCGTGGGCCTGATCGTGTCCGCGGCGTCGGCGCTGACCGTCACGCCCGGCAGCGCCCTGGCCGCCGCACTGCTGTACGCCTCGGCGCTGGTGATCGTGTACTGCATCTGGCTGGGCCTGAGCACCACCGCGTTCTGGTTCGTGAAGACACAGAACGTCACGGAGCTGTTCAGCGGCGTGTTCGGCGCGGCCCGCTTTCCGGCGACCGCGTTCCCGGTGCCGGTGCGCTTCCTGCTGACCTTCGTGGTGCCGGTCGCGTTCGTGACCACCGTGCCCGCGCAGGCCCTCACCGGGCAGCTGGGCGTGACCCTGGCGCTGACGTCGCCGCTGGTGGCGGCCGCGCTGCTGCTCGTCACGCGGCTGTTCTGGCGGTACGCGGTCGCCAGCTACACCAGCGCGAGCAGCTAG
- a CDS encoding NADH:flavin oxidoreductase/NADH oxidase — MSEPTPLLFQPLRLAGVTLPNRVVVSPMCMYSAQGGYANDFHLVHLGQFALSGAGLVFTEATAVSPEGRISPEDLGLWDDQQIAPLGRITDFIHAQGGRVGIQLAHAGRKASTYAPWRGRGAVPTERGGWEVIGPDGAAFDPTYPTPVAMTAEDIARVTADFVAATRRAEIAGFDTVEVHAAHGYLLHEFLSPLSNSRTDAYGGSFENRTRFLLEVVRAVRAVWPTHKPLFVRVSATDWADGGWDADQTTQLAGQLLNEGVAVLDVSSGGLTTAQQITAGPGYQVPFAAQVKAAHPDLHVMAVGMIDRPEQAESILQNRDADLIAIARAFLGDPHWTQAAALALGVKPEVAAQYARSTRST, encoded by the coding sequence ATGAGTGAACCCACCCCCCTGCTGTTCCAGCCGCTGAGACTCGCGGGCGTGACCCTGCCCAACCGCGTGGTCGTGTCGCCCATGTGCATGTACTCCGCGCAGGGCGGCTACGCCAACGACTTCCACCTCGTGCACCTGGGCCAGTTCGCACTCTCCGGCGCGGGCCTGGTCTTCACCGAGGCGACCGCCGTGTCTCCCGAGGGCCGTATCAGCCCCGAGGACCTGGGCTTGTGGGACGACCAGCAGATCGCGCCGCTGGGGCGCATCACGGACTTCATCCACGCGCAGGGCGGCCGGGTGGGCATCCAGCTCGCGCACGCCGGGCGCAAGGCCAGCACCTACGCGCCGTGGCGTGGGCGCGGCGCCGTGCCCACGGAGCGCGGCGGGTGGGAGGTGATCGGCCCGGACGGCGCGGCCTTCGATCCCACTTACCCCACGCCCGTCGCCATGACCGCCGAGGACATCGCGCGCGTGACGGCCGACTTCGTGGCCGCCACCCGCCGCGCCGAGATCGCGGGCTTCGACACGGTCGAGGTGCACGCCGCGCACGGGTACCTGCTGCACGAGTTCCTGTCGCCGCTATCGAACAGCCGTACGGACGCGTACGGCGGGAGCTTCGAGAACCGCACCCGCTTCCTGCTGGAGGTCGTGCGCGCGGTGCGGGCGGTGTGGCCCACGCACAAGCCGCTGTTCGTCCGCGTGAGCGCCACCGACTGGGCCGACGGGGGGTGGGACGCCGACCAGACCACGCAGCTCGCGGGCCAGCTGCTGAACGAGGGTGTGGCCGTGCTCGACGTCAGTTCGGGCGGCCTGACCACCGCGCAGCAGATCACCGCCGGGCCGGGCTACCAGGTGCCCTTCGCCGCGCAGGTCAAGGCGGCGCACCCGGACCTGCACGTCATGGCCGTCGGCATGATCGACCGGCCCGAACAGGCCGAGTCGATCCTCCAGAACCGCGACGCCGACCTGATCGCCATCGCCCGCGCGTTCCTGGGCGATCCGCACTGGACGCAGGCTGCCGCACTCGCCCTGGGCGTGAAACCCGAGGTCGCTGCCCAGTACGCCCGGAGTACCCGGTCGACGTGA
- a CDS encoding ABC transporter ATP-binding protein, translating to MRRVTPPAPALSARHLAQAYGDLTVLRGVSLDLHPGEVVAVTGPSGSGKSTLLHLLGGLDTPQRGEVWWAGERADTLDTQTRARRRAGRLGLVFQHHYLLDDLNVLDNVLIPGRLAGHPDAEHARSLLARVGLAGRESALPGVLSGGERQRVAVARALAARPAAVLADEPTGSLDRANAQRVAGLLVDLARETGAGVLLVTHDERLARHADRVLHLLDGQFTDELPDYD from the coding sequence ATGCGCCGCGTGACTCCGCCCGCCCCCGCCCTGAGCGCCCGGCACCTGGCGCAGGCCTACGGTGACCTGACCGTCCTGCGCGGCGTGTCCCTGGACCTCCACCCCGGCGAGGTGGTGGCCGTGACCGGTCCCTCGGGCAGCGGCAAGAGCACCCTGCTGCACCTGCTGGGCGGCCTGGACACCCCGCAGCGCGGCGAGGTGTGGTGGGCCGGGGAGCGCGCCGACACGCTGGACACCCAGACCCGGGCCCGGAGGCGCGCCGGCCGGCTCGGCCTGGTCTTCCAGCACCACTACCTGCTCGACGACCTGAACGTGCTCGACAACGTCCTGATCCCGGGGCGCCTGGCCGGCCACCCCGACGCCGAGCACGCCCGCAGCCTGCTCGCCCGCGTGGGCCTGGCCGGTCGGGAATCGGCCCTGCCCGGCGTCCTGAGCGGCGGGGAACGCCAGCGGGTCGCGGTGGCCCGCGCGCTGGCCGCCCGCCCGGCCGCTGTGCTGGCCGACGAACCCACCGGCAGCCTCGACCGCGCCAACGCCCAGCGGGTGGCGGGCTTGCTGGTGGACCTGGCGCGGGAGACGGGCGCGGGCGTGCTGCTCGTCACGCACGACGAGCGCCTCGCCCGCCACGCCGACCGCGTGCTGCACCTGCTCGACGGTCAGTTCACCGACGAGTTGCCCGACTACGACTGA
- a CDS encoding Crp/Fnr family transcriptional regulator, with protein sequence MSRLETLKRNPLLRDVPDAALTELAGIVTERHLSSGEVLISQDDRGEALHLLTEGVVRISRVSLGSRERVMGDVYAPGVLGETAVLSLSSERSATVTALTPVTTLMLYRDHFEQLLRRYPRMLWNLSRLLAERVTFLNDELIAFGMNTEAALSHVFTNLYRQRVQAGVPRPEVLPLSTQDIMLRISSSRETVSRVMRKLEKQNLVRMGAHGVTLLDPDGLDRIPLDLPDAGE encoded by the coding sequence ATGTCTCGGCTGGAAACCCTGAAACGCAACCCCCTGCTGCGGGACGTGCCCGACGCGGCACTGACCGAACTGGCCGGGATCGTCACGGAACGCCACCTGTCGTCGGGCGAGGTGCTGATCTCGCAGGACGACCGGGGCGAGGCGCTGCACCTGCTGACCGAGGGCGTCGTGCGGATCAGCCGCGTGAGCCTGGGCAGCCGCGAGCGCGTGATGGGCGACGTGTACGCGCCGGGCGTGCTGGGCGAGACGGCGGTGCTGTCGCTGTCCAGCGAACGCAGCGCGACCGTCACGGCCCTCACGCCGGTCACCACGCTGATGCTGTACCGCGACCATTTCGAGCAGCTGCTGCGCCGGTATCCCCGCATGCTGTGGAACCTCAGCCGCCTGCTGGCCGAACGCGTCACGTTCCTGAACGACGAGCTGATCGCCTTCGGCATGAACACCGAGGCGGCCCTGAGCCACGTGTTCACGAACCTGTACCGCCAGCGCGTGCAGGCCGGCGTGCCGCGCCCGGAGGTGCTGCCTCTGAGCACGCAGGACATCATGCTGCGCATCTCGTCCAGCCGCGAGACGGTGTCGCGCGTGATGCGCAAGCTGGAAAAGCAGAACCTGGTGCGGATGGGCGCGCACGGCGTCACGCTGCTCGATCCGGACGGCCTGGATCGCATCCCGCTGGACCTGCCGGACGCCGGCGAGTAA
- a CDS encoding fumarylacetoacetate hydrolase family protein: MRTVRIQHAGRAQWGQLDDHTVHLTTGMTGERTGQSVPLDPAALLAPAEPTKIVCVGRNYLDHIRELGNDTGDLPKEPGIFLKGPNALAEPGGAVDRPEWSQNFHFEGELALVIGTRASQLTPDTALAHVAGYTCGLDLTARDLQKTDLQWFRAKAADRFCPLGPWLETEFDPADVRVTTRVNGEVKQDSRTSHMIFDVPAILTYVTRFVTLEPGDVVLTGTPEGVGPLQSGDTVEVEVEGIGVLTTPIG; encoded by the coding sequence ATGCGTACCGTCCGGATTCAGCACGCGGGGCGAGCCCAGTGGGGCCAGCTCGACGACCACACCGTCCACCTCACCACCGGCATGACCGGCGAGCGCACTGGCCAGAGCGTGCCGCTCGACCCGGCCGCGCTGCTGGCCCCCGCCGAGCCGACCAAGATCGTGTGCGTGGGCCGCAACTACCTCGACCACATCCGCGAACTCGGCAATGACACCGGTGACCTGCCCAAGGAGCCCGGCATCTTCCTGAAGGGTCCCAACGCGCTGGCCGAGCCCGGCGGCGCTGTGGACCGCCCCGAGTGGTCCCAGAACTTCCATTTCGAGGGCGAACTGGCCCTGGTGATCGGCACCCGCGCGTCGCAGCTGACGCCGGACACCGCCCTGGCGCACGTGGCGGGCTACACCTGCGGGCTCGACCTGACCGCCCGCGACCTGCAGAAGACCGACCTGCAGTGGTTCCGCGCCAAGGCCGCCGACCGCTTCTGCCCCCTGGGGCCGTGGCTGGAGACCGAGTTCGATCCGGCCGACGTGCGAGTGACCACCCGCGTGAACGGCGAGGTCAAGCAGGACAGCCGCACCAGCCACATGATCTTCGACGTGCCCGCGATCCTGACATACGTGACCCGGTTCGTCACGCTGGAGCCCGGCGACGTGGTGCTGACCGGCACGCCCGAGGGCGTCGGGCCGCTGCAGAGCGGGGACACCGTGGAGGTCGAGGTCGAGGGCATCGGCGTCCTGACCACGCCGATCGGCTGA
- a CDS encoding acyl-CoA dehydrogenase family protein produces the protein MEFSLSDEQRQLQQLARDFTRKEIIPVASEYDQREELPWHVVEKAFEVGLLNVGIPEHAGGLGLGMLDECLIGEELAYGCMGIFTILMASELGITPLLVGATEEQQRRFLTPLTEKPSLAAFALSEPNNGSDAAAMHTTAVLDGDEWVINGTKMWISNGGVAELTVVFATTDRQGGHRATVALVVPKDAPGLSYNKIKHKMGQRASLTSELVFENVRVPRENQLGGLGDGFKIAMKTLDKTRIPVAAGSVGITRRALDESVKYARAREAFGKPIADFQAIQFKLAEMAMGLETGRLMYQKAAWLVDQDQPHGYESAIAKAYCSEVAVAAANEAIQVHGGYGYVGEYPVEKLLRDAKLNMIYEGTNEIQRVVIGRALLK, from the coding sequence ATGGAGTTCAGCCTGTCCGACGAGCAACGCCAGCTGCAACAGCTGGCCCGCGACTTCACCCGCAAGGAGATCATCCCGGTCGCCAGCGAGTACGACCAGAGAGAGGAACTGCCGTGGCACGTCGTCGAGAAGGCCTTCGAGGTCGGCCTGCTGAACGTCGGCATCCCGGAACACGCGGGCGGCCTGGGCCTAGGCATGCTGGACGAGTGCCTGATCGGTGAGGAACTGGCGTACGGGTGCATGGGCATCTTCACGATCCTGATGGCCTCGGAGCTGGGCATCACGCCGCTGCTGGTCGGCGCGACCGAGGAGCAGCAGCGGCGCTTCCTGACGCCGCTGACCGAGAAGCCCAGCCTCGCGGCCTTCGCGCTGAGCGAACCGAACAACGGCTCGGACGCCGCCGCGATGCACACCACCGCCGTGCTCGACGGCGACGAGTGGGTCATCAACGGCACGAAGATGTGGATCAGCAACGGCGGCGTGGCGGAACTCACGGTCGTGTTCGCCACCACGGACCGGCAGGGCGGCCACCGGGCCACCGTTGCGCTGGTCGTGCCCAAGGACGCGCCGGGCTTGTCCTACAACAAGATCAAGCACAAGATGGGCCAGCGCGCCAGCCTGACCAGCGAACTCGTGTTCGAGAACGTCCGGGTGCCCAGGGAGAACCAGCTCGGCGGCCTGGGAGACGGCTTCAAGATCGCCATGAAGACCCTCGACAAGACCCGTATTCCGGTGGCGGCGGGATCGGTGGGCATCACGCGGCGGGCGCTGGACGAGAGCGTGAAGTACGCGCGGGCACGCGAAGCCTTCGGGAAACCCATCGCGGACTTCCAGGCCATCCAGTTCAAGCTGGCCGAGATGGCCATGGGCCTGGAGACCGGCCGCCTGATGTACCAGAAGGCCGCGTGGCTGGTGGACCAGGATCAGCCGCACGGCTACGAGAGCGCGATCGCCAAGGCGTACTGCTCGGAGGTGGCCGTGGCAGCCGCGAACGAGGCGATCCAGGTGCACGGCGGCTACGGCTACGTGGGCGAGTACCCGGTCGAGAAGCTGCTGCGCGACGCCAAGCTGAACATGATCTATGAGGGCACCAACGAGATCCAGCGTGTGGTGATCGGTCGCGCCCTGCTGAAATAG
- the holA gene encoding DNA polymerase III subunit delta: protein MPLIAFTGPRFLAEETLRAALAARGMNVRDLPWLAGEEVTAQELGPHLSPGLFGDGGVIVDLAGAKPDKALLELLAAAPVTVAVLDETPAATRAKVYEARGEVIPTPGPVRPGDVTGWVVARAKAMKLPLGRDAAVYLAEVFGLDLAGIAGELTKLDLLDGPLDRERVAGVVGREPPGDSFAMLGAATAGRPGEAVTQLRRLLAAGEDPFRLLGAVVWQYSLVARCVALSAQEGRVNEAVAAQRLGVKPYPAKKALEVARKLNEPKIRAHLGRILDADLAMKRGLDPAVTLERLIVQLSL from the coding sequence GTGCCCCTGATCGCCTTCACCGGCCCGCGGTTCCTGGCCGAGGAGACGCTGCGCGCGGCGCTGGCCGCGCGCGGCATGAACGTACGCGACCTGCCGTGGCTCGCGGGCGAGGAGGTCACGGCGCAGGAGCTGGGCCCACACCTCTCGCCGGGGCTGTTCGGGGACGGCGGGGTGATCGTGGACCTCGCGGGCGCCAAGCCGGACAAGGCGCTGCTGGAGCTGCTGGCCGCCGCGCCTGTGACGGTCGCGGTGCTGGACGAGACCCCCGCCGCCACCCGCGCGAAGGTGTACGAGGCGCGCGGCGAGGTGATCCCCACGCCCGGCCCGGTCCGCCCCGGCGACGTGACGGGATGGGTCGTGGCGCGCGCCAAGGCCATGAAGCTCCCGCTGGGCCGGGACGCCGCGGTCTACCTGGCGGAGGTGTTCGGCCTGGACCTGGCGGGCATCGCGGGAGAGCTGACCAAGCTGGACCTGCTGGACGGCCCGCTGGACCGGGAGCGCGTGGCGGGTGTGGTGGGCCGCGAACCGCCGGGCGACAGTTTCGCGATGCTGGGGGCCGCGACTGCCGGGCGCCCCGGAGAGGCCGTGACGCAGCTGCGCCGCCTGCTGGCCGCCGGCGAGGACCCCTTCCGGCTGCTGGGCGCGGTGGTGTGGCAGTACTCGCTGGTGGCGCGCTGCGTGGCCCTGAGCGCGCAGGAGGGCCGCGTGAACGAGGCGGTGGCCGCGCAGCGCCTGGGCGTCAAGCCCTACCCGGCGAAGAAGGCGCTGGAGGTGGCCCGCAAGCTGAACGAGCCTAAAATCCGCGCGCACCTGGGCCGCATCCTGGACGCGGACCTGGCGATGAAACGCGGCCTGGACCCGGCCGTGACGCTGGAGCGGCTGATCGTGCAGTTGAGCCTGTAA
- a CDS encoding serine/threonine-protein kinase has product MQELSDNPALGALEPLGEHAGVLCAAAEWQSRRVFVKTLTIDDPDATLRFQHEGRVAASLDHPLIVSPLAASDRRLIFPFVAGGTLRDRLELGPLPAEQATEVVLGILHAVTYLHEQGVTHHDIKPENILLTGGEPRFWNVRLIDFGMSHSRALPLDIHSGTRMGTPHFMAPEQFRGVRGDPRSDVYSVGVLLFDCLSGHPPFEDALGWLAGLHDRLAPLPGPADLHPLLQSALSRAPAERPVSAEALRLEVCQARRRLGYTEIGPSGEHAPPCP; this is encoded by the coding sequence GTGCAGGAGCTAAGCGACAACCCGGCCCTCGGTGCCCTGGAGCCGCTCGGCGAGCACGCGGGCGTGTTGTGCGCCGCGGCCGAGTGGCAGAGCCGGCGCGTGTTCGTCAAGACCCTGACGATCGACGACCCGGACGCCACGCTGCGCTTTCAGCACGAGGGGCGCGTCGCGGCGTCGCTGGACCACCCGCTGATCGTGTCTCCGCTGGCGGCGTCGGACCGGCGGCTGATCTTTCCGTTCGTGGCGGGCGGCACCCTGCGCGACCGGCTGGAACTCGGGCCGCTGCCGGCGGAGCAGGCCACCGAGGTGGTGCTGGGCATCCTGCACGCGGTGACGTACCTGCACGAGCAGGGCGTCACTCACCACGACATCAAGCCCGAGAACATCCTGCTAACCGGCGGCGAGCCTCGCTTCTGGAACGTGCGGCTGATCGATTTCGGCATGAGCCACTCGCGGGCGCTGCCGCTGGACATCCACAGCGGCACGCGCATGGGCACGCCCCACTTCATGGCGCCCGAGCAGTTCCGCGGCGTCCGCGGCGATCCGCGCAGCGACGTGTACTCGGTGGGCGTGCTGCTGTTCGACTGCCTGTCCGGCCACCCGCCCTTCGAGGACGCGCTGGGCTGGCTGGCCGGCCTGCACGACCGCCTGGCCCCGCTGCCCGGCCCGGCGGACCTGCACCCTCTGCTGCAAAGCGCCCTGTCGCGCGCGCCCGCCGAGCGGCCGGTCAGCGCCGAGGCGCTGCGGCTGGAGGTCTGCCAGGCCCGGCGGCGGCTCGGGTACACCGAGATCGGTCCCTCCGGCGAGCACGCGCCGCCGTGCCCCTGA